One Microbacterium sp. zg-B96 genomic region harbors:
- a CDS encoding PHP domain-containing protein: MRSGVQRFEGPSDLHLHSVHSDGTEPPAQVVQAAHRRGLRTVALTDHDTTSGWAEAAEAATSLGMTFLPGMEFSATQEWRSVHVLAYLFDPDNAALRAETDRIRSARMGRAEQIVASIGGDYDLTWDDVVAQTGDGATVGRPHIADALVARGLAADRAEAFAGILHPSAGYYVPHYAPDAATAVRLIAAAGGVPIIAHPAGRGRMLPVPVLEELIGLGLAGFELGHRENTASGIAALSKLVARHDLIVTGSSDYHGLGKPNLPGEHTTTDEMVARIIDRASGSTPVYP, translated from the coding sequence ATGCGTTCAGGTGTGCAACGGTTCGAAGGACCCAGTGACCTCCACCTGCACTCAGTGCACTCCGACGGCACCGAACCGCCCGCCCAGGTGGTGCAGGCGGCCCACCGTCGCGGCCTGCGCACTGTCGCGCTGACCGACCACGACACCACATCCGGATGGGCGGAGGCGGCGGAGGCTGCGACGTCGCTGGGAATGACCTTCCTGCCCGGGATGGAATTCAGTGCGACGCAGGAGTGGCGCAGCGTCCACGTGCTGGCGTACCTGTTCGATCCCGACAACGCCGCGCTGCGCGCCGAGACCGACCGCATCCGCTCCGCGCGCATGGGACGCGCCGAGCAGATCGTCGCCAGCATCGGCGGAGACTACGACCTCACCTGGGATGACGTGGTCGCCCAGACCGGCGACGGCGCGACGGTCGGGCGGCCCCACATCGCCGACGCCCTCGTCGCACGCGGGCTGGCGGCCGACCGCGCCGAGGCGTTCGCCGGCATCCTGCACCCCAGTGCCGGGTACTACGTGCCGCACTACGCCCCGGATGCCGCCACCGCGGTGCGCCTCATCGCCGCCGCAGGCGGCGTGCCGATCATCGCGCACCCTGCCGGGCGCGGACGGATGCTGCCGGTTCCGGTGCTGGAGGAGCTCATCGGCCTGGGGCTGGCGGGGTTCGAGCTCGGGCACCGGGAGAACACCGCGTCGGGCATCGCGGCGCTGAGCAAACTCGTGGCACGCCACGACCTGATCGTCACCGGGTCCAGCGACTACCACGGCCTGGGAAAGCCCAACCTCCCCGGCGAGCACACCACCACCGACGAGATGGTGGCCCGCATCATCGACCGTGCCAGCGGGAGCACCCCGGTCTATCCGTGA
- a CDS encoding endonuclease/exonuclease/phosphatase family protein, translated as MLRLVGILVTILFAIGAAILTWPAFFRVERTFPIVQLTSFRPLLVLGFLAVLVLALMLAIARPMRGFALSIAGVSVVAAVCGSVIVLQRGTGNAELPAKADDSVRVMTWNTAGGDATSAEAIAQTAVTMEADVVALPETTIETGEAVAIAMGQMGHPMWAHHTEQGQWDADSTTLLISPDLGAYSVIASSRDGTSDTSEVPSAVAMPVDGSGPIIVAAHAVAPRQSAMQAWRDDLQWLADQCAADNVIMAGDFNATIDHMMRLGIDGAHLGRCHDAAVAAGSGAVGTWPTDLPALAGSPIDHVLATDLWTAVGAVVLTSMDATGSDHRPLVVQLEPTG; from the coding sequence GTGCTGCGTCTGGTGGGGATCCTCGTCACGATCCTGTTCGCCATCGGCGCGGCGATCCTGACCTGGCCGGCGTTCTTCCGGGTGGAGCGCACGTTCCCGATCGTGCAGCTGACCTCGTTCCGCCCGCTCCTGGTGCTCGGGTTCCTCGCCGTGCTGGTGCTCGCACTGATGCTCGCGATCGCGCGGCCGATGCGCGGTTTCGCGCTGTCGATCGCCGGGGTGAGCGTCGTGGCCGCTGTCTGCGGCAGTGTCATCGTGCTGCAGCGGGGCACCGGCAACGCCGAACTGCCCGCCAAGGCGGACGACAGCGTGCGGGTCATGACCTGGAACACCGCCGGCGGCGACGCCACCTCGGCCGAGGCCATCGCGCAGACCGCCGTCACGATGGAAGCCGACGTGGTCGCGCTGCCAGAGACGACGATCGAGACCGGTGAAGCGGTGGCCATCGCGATGGGCCAGATGGGACACCCGATGTGGGCGCACCATACCGAGCAGGGCCAGTGGGATGCCGACTCCACGACGCTGCTGATCTCGCCGGATCTGGGCGCCTACTCCGTCATCGCCTCGTCGCGCGACGGCACCAGCGACACCTCCGAAGTGCCCAGCGCCGTCGCGATGCCGGTCGACGGGTCGGGGCCGATCATCGTCGCAGCGCATGCCGTCGCGCCCCGCCAGTCGGCGATGCAGGCGTGGCGGGATGACCTGCAGTGGCTGGCGGACCAGTGCGCCGCCGATAACGTCATCATGGCGGGCGATTTCAACGCCACGATCGACCACATGATGCGCCTGGGCATCGACGGCGCGCATCTGGGCCGCTGCCACGACGCGGCCGTCGCCGCCGGCAGCGGTGCCGTCGGCACCTGGCCCACCGATCTGCCCGCCCTGGCCGGCTCCCCTATCGACCATGTGCTGGCCACCGATCTGTGGACCGCGGTCGGCGCAGTGGTGCTGACGTCGATGGATGCCACCGGCAGCGATCACCGGCCTCTCGTGGTGCAGCTGGAGCCGACCGGCTGA
- a CDS encoding aminopeptidase P family protein: MNTSGDSDTTTTTAEPQQADSTTNRRQNYGQGFLDTISTGWAVRPASMPTLREQAPYAAARRAAVSAAFPGKRLVIPAGSLKQRSNDTDYPFRAHSAFSHLTGWAADSEPDSVLVFDPTDDGHDVTLYFRERADRTTPEFYSDASIGEFWIGPRPALDGVAADLGLATAHVDGFAAAEGDVVLDEDSDLTRFLSELRLIKDEYEISQMRLAVEVTAAGFDDIVANLPRIIEHSRGERIVEGVFHQRARSDGNTVGYDTIAASGPHACYLHWTRNDGAVLPGDLILVDAGAEVDSLYTADITRTLPVSGTFTDIQRRIYETVREAADAAFAAARPGVTFRTLHETALGVLARRTAEWGLLPVTAEEALDADKGGHHRRYMVHGTSHHLGIDVHDCAQARREMYYDGILQPGMVFTIEPGLYFQIDDITVPEEYRGIGVRIEDDILMTEDGPVNLSAGIPRTADEVEAWIARASDAR; this comes from the coding sequence ATGAACACGTCAGGCGACAGCGACACGACCACGACCACGGCCGAGCCGCAGCAGGCGGACTCCACGACGAACCGCCGGCAGAATTACGGCCAGGGTTTCCTCGACACGATCTCCACCGGGTGGGCCGTCCGACCGGCCTCGATGCCCACGTTGCGTGAGCAGGCGCCGTACGCCGCCGCGCGCCGCGCAGCCGTGTCGGCCGCGTTCCCCGGCAAGCGACTGGTGATCCCGGCCGGCTCACTCAAGCAGCGCAGCAACGACACCGACTACCCGTTCCGCGCGCACTCGGCGTTCTCCCACCTCACCGGCTGGGCCGCCGACAGTGAACCGGATTCCGTGCTGGTGTTCGACCCGACCGACGACGGCCACGACGTCACCCTCTACTTCCGCGAGCGAGCCGACCGCACGACGCCGGAGTTCTACTCCGACGCGTCGATCGGCGAGTTCTGGATCGGGCCGCGCCCCGCGCTGGACGGCGTCGCCGCCGACCTGGGACTGGCGACCGCCCACGTGGACGGCTTCGCCGCCGCCGAGGGCGACGTCGTGCTGGACGAGGACAGCGATCTGACCCGGTTCCTGTCCGAGCTGCGACTGATCAAGGACGAGTACGAGATCTCGCAGATGCGCCTCGCCGTGGAGGTCACCGCGGCGGGCTTCGACGACATCGTCGCGAACCTCCCCCGCATCATCGAGCACTCCCGCGGCGAACGGATCGTCGAGGGCGTCTTCCACCAGCGCGCCCGCAGCGACGGGAACACCGTCGGTTACGACACCATCGCCGCGTCCGGACCGCACGCCTGCTACCTGCACTGGACCCGCAACGACGGCGCGGTGCTGCCGGGCGATCTGATCCTCGTCGACGCCGGCGCCGAGGTCGACAGCCTCTACACCGCCGACATCACCCGCACCCTGCCGGTGTCGGGGACCTTCACCGATATCCAGCGTCGCATCTACGAAACCGTGCGCGAGGCGGCGGATGCCGCGTTCGCCGCGGCGCGGCCCGGTGTCACGTTCCGGACGCTCCACGAGACCGCCCTCGGCGTGCTGGCGCGACGCACCGCGGAGTGGGGGCTGCTGCCGGTGACGGCCGAAGAAGCCCTCGACGCCGACAAGGGCGGGCACCACCGCCGCTACATGGTGCACGGTACGAGCCACCACCTCGGCATCGACGTGCATGACTGCGCGCAGGCGCGGCGGGAGATGTACTACGACGGCATCCTGCAGCCGGGCATGGTCTTCACGATCGAGCCTGGACTGTACTTCCAGATCGACGACATCACCGTGCCCGAGGAGTACCGCGGCATCGGGGTGCGCATCGAGGACGACATCCTCATGACCGAGGACGGGCCGGTGAACCTGTCCGCCGGCATTCCTCGCACCGCCGACGAGGTCGAGGCCTGGATCGCGCGCGCGAGCGACGCTCGCTGA
- a CDS encoding gamma-glutamyltransferase family protein gives MSFTPPAPFTTRPTLEGTFGMAASTHATATAVAQAVLERGGNAFDAVVAGGFVLHVVEPHLNGPGGDLVGIFHAAGAAEPEVLMGQGPAPAAATIAHYRGEGLDLVPGAGGLAAAVPGAVDAWLLLLRDHGTWELGDVLAYAIGYARDGHPLLPQAAMTIARVAELFTAAWPSSADLWMPDGRVPAAGSLMRNPAYAAVLERLVAAGDGAAGAAGAAGARAADRGARIDAARHEWKIGLVAQAASAFLARPHRHSSGTDHAAVITSDDFAGFDAGYEPAVTATFRGHTVAKGGAWCQGPVLLEALRILDGFDDARLDPATGIGAHTIVETLKLALADRDAYFGDDPDGSALTDALLSDAYIASRRSAIGDRASREWRPGDLPGRVPFRPPLTEASAAPAPAGVGEPTVAKSGQTRGDTCHIDVVDRWGNIVAVTPSGGWLQSSPTVPELGFCLGTRLQMMWLDESAPSALRPGARPRTTLTPTLVLQGRMPVMALGTPGGDQQDQWQLPMLLRMLVGGYTAQQAIDAPTLHTTALVDSFWPRTWTPAGVMAEDRLGDDVIDELIARGHDVTRAGDWTLGRLSAVGIDRSRGVLWAAANARGMQGYAAGR, from the coding sequence GTGAGCTTCACCCCCCCGGCGCCCTTCACGACGCGCCCGACGCTAGAGGGCACGTTCGGCATGGCCGCGTCCACCCACGCCACCGCGACGGCGGTCGCGCAGGCCGTGCTCGAGCGCGGCGGCAACGCGTTCGACGCCGTCGTGGCCGGTGGGTTCGTGCTGCATGTCGTCGAACCGCACCTCAACGGACCCGGCGGCGACCTGGTCGGCATCTTCCACGCCGCCGGCGCGGCCGAGCCTGAAGTGCTGATGGGCCAGGGCCCCGCCCCGGCGGCGGCCACCATCGCCCACTACCGCGGCGAGGGGCTCGACCTCGTGCCGGGCGCCGGGGGCCTGGCCGCCGCCGTGCCGGGCGCGGTGGACGCGTGGCTGCTGCTGCTGCGCGACCACGGCACATGGGAGTTGGGCGACGTGCTCGCCTATGCGATCGGCTACGCCCGCGATGGGCATCCGCTGCTCCCGCAGGCCGCGATGACCATCGCCCGCGTGGCGGAGCTGTTCACGGCGGCCTGGCCCAGCTCGGCCGACCTGTGGATGCCGGACGGTCGCGTGCCCGCGGCGGGCTCCCTCATGCGCAACCCGGCATATGCCGCCGTGCTGGAGCGGCTCGTGGCCGCCGGTGACGGGGCCGCGGGTGCGGCGGGTGCCGCGGGTGCCAGAGCTGCCGATCGGGGTGCGCGCATCGACGCCGCCCGGCACGAGTGGAAGATCGGGCTCGTCGCGCAAGCGGCATCCGCCTTCCTCGCCCGGCCGCACCGGCACTCGTCGGGCACCGACCACGCCGCCGTCATCACATCCGATGACTTCGCCGGTTTCGACGCCGGGTACGAGCCGGCCGTCACTGCGACGTTCCGCGGCCACACGGTGGCCAAGGGCGGCGCGTGGTGCCAGGGGCCGGTGCTGCTGGAGGCGCTGCGGATCCTCGACGGGTTCGACGACGCGCGTCTCGATCCTGCGACCGGGATCGGTGCGCACACGATCGTCGAGACGCTGAAGCTCGCGCTGGCCGATCGCGATGCCTACTTCGGCGACGACCCCGACGGCTCGGCCTTGACCGATGCTTTGCTGTCGGACGCGTACATCGCCTCGCGGCGCAGCGCCATCGGCGATCGTGCGTCACGTGAATGGCGCCCCGGCGACCTGCCCGGCCGGGTGCCGTTCCGCCCGCCCCTGACCGAGGCATCCGCTGCGCCCGCACCGGCCGGCGTCGGCGAGCCGACCGTGGCCAAGTCGGGCCAGACCCGCGGCGACACCTGCCATATCGATGTCGTGGATCGGTGGGGCAACATCGTGGCGGTCACCCCGTCCGGCGGGTGGCTGCAGTCGTCGCCCACCGTCCCCGAGCTCGGGTTCTGCCTCGGCACGCGGCTGCAGATGATGTGGCTGGACGAATCCGCGCCGTCGGCGCTGCGTCCGGGGGCACGCCCTCGTACGACCCTCACCCCGACCCTCGTGTTGCAAGGCCGGATGCCGGTGATGGCGCTGGGCACCCCCGGCGGCGACCAGCAGGACCAGTGGCAGCTGCCGATGCTGCTGCGGATGCTCGTCGGCGGGTACACCGCGCAGCAGGCGATCGACGCGCCGACGCTGCACACCACGGCACTGGTGGATTCCTTCTGGCCGCGCACCTGGACGCCCGCGGGAGTCATGGCCGAAGACCGGTTGGGCGACGACGTCATCGACGAGCTGATCGCGCGCGGGCACGATGTGACGCGCGCCGGGGACTGGACCCTGGGGCGGCTCAGCGCCGTCGGGATCGACCGTTCCCGCGGCGTGTTGTGGGCCGCGGCGAATGCTCGCGGGATGCAGGGGTACGCCGCCGGGCGGTGA
- a CDS encoding HNH endonuclease signature motif containing protein translates to MNTSPTTTPTDVMSAFAVVAEMVETDRQLAAIQARQLALLGRAGDIAAAETARIPLSSQRERELPLRSIAAELAAATRRSDRGMQNRIHQATVMRDRFPATVTALAEGRIDIGHLRVIEEAGARLTDPDARAMFEQAALAVAEKETAGRARPAILALAQRIDPVPFVQRYATAAEARRVWVHDLADGMAELGALLPAHLVHGIMDRITQCARMLLEQDGAADGADGADVAAAEAADAAEPDDRTMDQRRADVLSDLLLTGHATAAASDATVCETDAIVAHIQVTVPAATLTGADVPATFVGHGPMDPGTARHFASHATAWDRMFTDPRTGAIDSTDTYRPSRAQRRFLRGRDEHCRFPGCRAAVWHCDIDHTVDYAHGGPTRVCNLAHLCKRHHMLKHNTAWTVEQHPGGVLVWTSPTGRVYRDIPQRTLEFIAAASSGAPPPF, encoded by the coding sequence ATGAACACCTCCCCGACCACCACCCCGACCGACGTGATGTCGGCGTTCGCGGTGGTCGCGGAGATGGTGGAGACCGACCGACAGCTCGCCGCGATCCAGGCCCGCCAACTCGCACTGCTGGGCCGCGCGGGAGACATCGCGGCGGCGGAAACTGCCCGCATCCCGCTCTCGTCGCAGCGGGAACGGGAACTGCCGCTGCGGTCGATCGCGGCGGAGCTCGCGGCAGCCACGCGCCGGTCGGATCGGGGGATGCAGAACCGCATCCACCAGGCGACCGTGATGCGCGACCGTTTCCCCGCCACCGTCACCGCACTGGCGGAGGGCCGCATCGACATCGGGCATCTGCGGGTGATCGAAGAAGCCGGCGCCCGGCTCACCGACCCCGACGCGCGGGCGATGTTCGAACAGGCCGCCCTCGCGGTCGCGGAGAAAGAAACCGCGGGCCGAGCCCGGCCGGCGATCCTCGCGCTCGCGCAACGCATCGACCCTGTTCCGTTCGTGCAGCGGTACGCGACGGCGGCCGAAGCCCGCCGGGTGTGGGTGCACGACCTGGCGGACGGCATGGCCGAGCTGGGTGCTCTGCTCCCCGCGCACCTCGTCCACGGGATCATGGACCGGATCACCCAGTGCGCCCGCATGCTCCTCGAACAGGACGGTGCCGCAGACGGGGCGGATGGGGCGGATGTGGCCGCCGCGGAGGCCGCGGACGCCGCGGAACCCGACGACCGCACGATGGACCAGCGGCGCGCCGACGTGCTCAGTGACCTGCTGCTCACCGGGCACGCCACCGCGGCAGCCTCCGACGCCACGGTGTGTGAGACGGATGCGATCGTCGCGCACATCCAAGTGACCGTGCCCGCTGCGACCCTCACCGGTGCGGATGTGCCCGCCACGTTCGTGGGGCACGGGCCGATGGACCCGGGCACTGCCCGCCACTTCGCTTCCCACGCCACTGCGTGGGACCGGATGTTCACCGACCCCCGCACCGGCGCGATCGACAGCACCGACACCTACCGGCCCTCCAGGGCGCAACGCCGGTTCCTGCGGGGCCGGGACGAGCACTGCCGGTTCCCCGGCTGCCGCGCCGCGGTGTGGCACTGCGACATCGACCACACCGTCGACTACGCCCACGGCGGCCCCACCCGGGTGTGCAACCTCGCCCACCTGTGCAAACGGCACCACATGCTCAAACACAACACCGCCTGGACCGTGGAACAACACCCCGGCGGGGTGCTGGTGTGGACCAGCCCCACCGGGAGGGTCTACCGCGACATCCCGCAGCGCACGTTGGAGTTCATCGCCGCGGCCAGCAGCGGCGCACCCCCACCGTTCTAG
- a CDS encoding alpha/beta family hydrolase, with protein sequence MTEGFTVALPTGEVTVSAAFETPADPWAAMAIAHGAGAGYSHPFLVGFARGMRAAGVATLRFNFPYVEAGRRMPGPAAHAVATWRAADAALRAQAPGVPVWAAGKSYGGRMASMAAAEGEIAPAGLVYLGYPLHPPGQPEKLRVAHLPDVAPPQLFVEGTNDPFVDPHAELDDAVASCRDAAVHWVDGGNHSFEVKGRKRPADEVGEGLADVVVAWLRARSAAAEMRRSAGMRMPEY encoded by the coding sequence ATGACCGAGGGCTTCACCGTCGCACTTCCGACCGGTGAGGTGACCGTCTCGGCGGCATTCGAGACGCCCGCCGATCCGTGGGCGGCGATGGCAATCGCCCATGGCGCCGGAGCCGGATACTCCCACCCGTTCCTCGTCGGTTTCGCCCGCGGCATGCGCGCCGCCGGCGTGGCTACGCTGCGGTTCAACTTCCCGTACGTCGAAGCAGGGCGGCGGATGCCGGGACCGGCCGCACACGCGGTGGCCACCTGGCGTGCCGCCGATGCCGCGCTGCGCGCCCAGGCGCCCGGAGTGCCGGTCTGGGCGGCCGGCAAGTCGTACGGCGGGCGCATGGCGTCGATGGCGGCGGCGGAGGGTGAGATCGCGCCTGCAGGGCTGGTGTACCTGGGGTACCCGCTGCATCCACCCGGGCAGCCCGAGAAGCTGCGCGTCGCCCACCTTCCCGATGTTGCGCCGCCGCAGCTGTTCGTCGAGGGGACCAACGACCCGTTCGTCGATCCGCACGCTGAACTGGACGATGCCGTGGCATCCTGCCGGGATGCCGCCGTGCACTGGGTCGACGGCGGTAACCACTCGTTCGAGGTGAAGGGCCGCAAGCGCCCCGCCGACGAGGTCGGCGAGGGATTGGCGGACGTCGTCGTGGCATGGTTGCGAGCACGCTCCGCTGCCGCTGAGATGCGGAGATCTGCCGGAATGCGGATGCCTGAGTACTGA
- a CDS encoding general stress protein → MSMMGAFGSGRNTVGDTVATFTTYEAAQKAVSALIAADVPARDIAIVGQDLRSIEKVTGRLGYATAARQGAINGVLLGLLFAAIFVLGTPDVPIQLFVGVLFVGIAMGMLMSIITYSFVRRRRDYASITQVVADRYDLTVLPSSVHRARQALGRGDAPAVAVAPTPVAPGAAPGTAPAPAPRPALDDPNEPPRYGERIVPPQATPADGAAPEDSGDAGEDDRRA, encoded by the coding sequence ATGAGCATGATGGGGGCCTTCGGTTCGGGGCGGAACACTGTCGGCGATACCGTCGCGACCTTCACGACCTACGAGGCTGCACAGAAGGCGGTGTCGGCGCTCATCGCCGCCGACGTGCCGGCGCGTGACATCGCGATCGTGGGGCAGGACCTGCGCTCGATCGAGAAGGTCACCGGGCGGCTGGGCTACGCCACCGCCGCTCGCCAAGGCGCCATCAACGGCGTGCTGCTCGGATTGCTGTTCGCGGCGATCTTCGTGCTCGGCACGCCGGATGTCCCGATCCAGCTGTTCGTCGGCGTGCTGTTCGTCGGCATCGCGATGGGCATGCTGATGAGCATCATCACGTATTCGTTCGTGCGCCGCCGTCGGGACTACGCCTCGATCACTCAGGTGGTCGCCGACCGCTACGACCTCACCGTGCTGCCCAGCAGCGTGCACCGCGCGCGCCAGGCGCTGGGGCGCGGGGACGCACCGGCCGTCGCCGTCGCCCCGACCCCGGTCGCTCCGGGCGCGGCGCCGGGAACCGCGCCTGCGCCGGCACCGCGTCCCGCCCTTGATGACCCGAACGAGCCGCCGCGGTATGGCGAGCGCATCGTCCCGCCACAGGCGACACCCGCGGACGGCGCGGCGCCGGAGGATTCCGGCGACGCGGGCGAGGACGACCGCCGCGCATGA
- a CDS encoding CBS domain-containing protein, translating into MSTQRVFVARLAGCTVFDPAGDRLGKVRDVVVIFRKDDPPRVIGLVVEIPGRRNVFLSIGRVTSIVTGQVITTGLINVRRFQQRGGEVRVMAELLGRKVYLRDGSGTAVIEDVAIDRNRIGEWDVSQLFLRRPKTSASPFAKGPTTFASWAEVREDQTPGEAQSAEQLVATYSELKPADLANTLLDLPEERLFEVAEELPDDRLADALEEMPEDEQMHILERLGDERAADILDHMEPDDAADLLGQLPAGRIAQLLGLMEPDEAEDVRALLEYGPDTAGGLMTNEPIVLSAENTVAEALALIRRHELHPALAASVYITLPPFETPTGRLLGVVHFQRMLRYPPHERLGAIIDDTLEPVLATASATEVARLLATYNLVSLPVIDQAHRLVGAVSVDDVLDYLLPDDWRSHDAPPHEIGHAAPPSRMGRR; encoded by the coding sequence GTGAGCACGCAGAGGGTTTTCGTCGCGCGGCTGGCCGGCTGTACGGTCTTCGACCCCGCCGGTGACCGCCTCGGCAAGGTTCGGGACGTCGTCGTCATCTTCCGAAAAGACGACCCGCCCCGGGTGATCGGCCTCGTCGTGGAGATCCCAGGCCGGCGCAACGTCTTCCTCTCGATCGGACGCGTCACCTCCATCGTGACCGGCCAGGTGATCACCACCGGCCTGATCAACGTTCGGCGCTTCCAGCAGCGCGGCGGCGAAGTGCGCGTCATGGCGGAACTGCTCGGCCGCAAGGTCTACCTCCGCGACGGCAGCGGCACCGCGGTGATCGAAGACGTCGCTATCGACCGCAACCGCATCGGCGAATGGGACGTGTCGCAGCTGTTCCTGCGGCGCCCGAAGACCAGCGCCTCCCCCTTCGCCAAGGGGCCGACGACGTTCGCCTCCTGGGCTGAAGTGCGCGAGGACCAGACTCCGGGCGAAGCCCAGTCCGCTGAGCAGCTGGTCGCGACGTATTCCGAACTCAAGCCGGCCGACCTCGCCAACACCCTGCTTGACCTCCCCGAGGAGCGCCTGTTCGAAGTCGCCGAAGAGCTGCCGGATGACCGGCTGGCGGACGCGCTCGAAGAGATGCCCGAAGACGAGCAGATGCACATCCTCGAACGGCTCGGTGACGAACGCGCCGCCGACATCCTCGACCACATGGAACCCGACGACGCCGCCGACCTGCTCGGTCAGCTGCCCGCCGGGCGCATCGCTCAGTTGCTGGGCCTCATGGAGCCCGACGAGGCCGAAGACGTCCGCGCGCTCCTGGAGTACGGTCCCGACACCGCCGGCGGTCTGATGACCAACGAGCCCATCGTGCTGTCGGCCGAGAACACCGTGGCCGAGGCGCTGGCCCTCATCCGCCGCCACGAACTGCACCCCGCCCTCGCTGCGTCGGTCTACATCACGCTGCCGCCGTTCGAGACCCCCACCGGGCGCCTCTTGGGTGTCGTGCATTTCCAGCGGATGCTGCGCTACCCGCCGCACGAGCGGCTGGGGGCCATCATCGACGACACCCTCGAGCCGGTGCTGGCAACCGCATCGGCGACCGAAGTGGCGCGCCTGCTGGCGACGTACAACCTGGTTTCCCTTCCCGTCATCGATCAGGCCCACCGGCTGGTCGGCGCGGTCAGCGTCGACGACGTGCTCGATTACCTGCTGCCCGACGACTGGCGATCGCACGATGCGCCGCCGCACGAAATCGGCCACGCCGCTCCCCCGTCGCGAATGGGACGCCGCTGA
- a CDS encoding DUF1003 domain-containing protein, whose product MARAPKATLEAPLGRPGMLTPRPAQPSRDTFGRFTEWIARAMGTPMFLLLLTLFCIAWISWNTLVPAHLRFDSAANGFTALTLMLSLQASYAAPLILLAQNRQDDRDRVQIEQDRQRSERNLADTEYLAREIVALRMALTEVTSEVVTKDVLRQELNRALERVEGRNSGQVGHENSAVGTTDEATPA is encoded by the coding sequence ATGGCCCGCGCACCAAAGGCGACCCTCGAGGCGCCGCTCGGACGCCCGGGGATGCTCACCCCCCGCCCCGCGCAGCCGTCGCGCGACACATTCGGCCGCTTCACCGAGTGGATCGCGCGTGCCATGGGCACGCCGATGTTCCTGCTGCTGCTCACCCTGTTCTGCATCGCGTGGATCAGCTGGAACACGCTGGTGCCGGCACATCTGCGCTTCGACTCGGCCGCGAACGGCTTCACCGCGCTGACCCTCATGCTGTCGCTGCAGGCGTCGTACGCCGCGCCGCTGATCCTGCTGGCGCAGAACCGTCAGGACGACCGCGACCGCGTGCAGATCGAACAGGATCGGCAGCGCTCCGAACGCAACCTCGCCGACACCGAATACCTCGCCCGCGAGATCGTCGCACTGCGCATGGCGCTGACTGAGGTCACCAGCGAAGTCGTCACCAAGGACGTGCTGCGCCAGGAGCTCAACCGCGCACTGGAACGCGTCGAAGGGCGCAACAGCGGCCAGGTCGGCCACGAAAACAGCGCCGTCGGCACCACCGACGAGGCGACGCCCGCGTGA